CCATGCCTACGACCTGCCGCCGACGCTGCAGATGCCCGACACGATGGATACCAACTCGTCGCAGACGCTCAGGTCGCGTGTAAACCTACTCGAACGGGACATGATCGTCGATGCGCTCAAACGCAGCCAAGGCAGCGTCAGCCATGCCGCTGCGGAGCTGGGCATTACGGATCGCATGATCCGATACAAGATCAAGAAGCTTGGCATCGACTACCGCCGTCTGTTTCCCAAGCGAGTCCTGCGGGCCCGGACGAAGAAAAACCGGTAGGCCCTTTCCGGCATCCCATCCGATCCCGCCTCTATTGCCCTCGGGTGGCCGCTCCCGAGGGAGCAGTCCACGCTTGAAATCCATGCGGGGGGCCGTATACTTGAGCCGTTGGCCGCCGGCGTCGTTGCCGGGTGACGGTCGTCTGGGGCGACGCTGCGGTCCCAACGCCACGACTGTTTGGACGCGCGTGCAGGGCGGAGAAGGACGTCGGACAAGGTGAACGCTAACCGACACGGGTAAAGGATGGTTCGTATGAAGACACCGAACTTGATTCTCCTATTGGTGATGGCCATTCTTGCTGCCGCTTTCTCGACACAGACGGCCAGTACTACATGATTTACGGGGGCTGGTCCCACTGCAATATCGCCAGGCTCAAGGGCGACTTCACCGGATTCCTGGCGTTCGACGATGGCGCGCTTTTCAAGGAGATCACGCCCCAGGGCTATGTGGAAGGCCCGGTCATGTTCCTTCGGAACGGGAAGTACTACTTCATGTGGTCCGAAGGCGGCTGGGGCGGACCTCACTACAGCGTCGCCTACGCCATGGCGGACTCGCCGCTGGGGCCGTTCCAGAGGATCGGCAAGGTCCTGCAGCAGGACCCGGCCGTGGCCACCGGCGCAGGGCACCACTCAGTGATTCACGATGCGCACGCGGACCTCTGGTACGCCGTGTACCACCGCCGGCCGCTGGGTGAAACCCACGCCAATCACCGCGTGACCTGTATGGACAGGATGTATTTCGATGAACAGGGATTGATCAAGCCCATCAAGATCACTCACGAGGGCGTCGAGAGGAAGACGCTGCGGCCCGTGGCGGATCGCGACTGACGGGCGGCAATCGGGCGGAGGGGCAGGCGGCATGTCCGATGTGACACAATCGTTACAGCCGCTTGTTGGCGCGACACTATTGTAACACGCCCCTTCCTCGTGCGAGGAGCCGGTCTGAAGGCCCACTGCATTTGCTCTCGTCGTGCGCCGTGACGGTTCTTTCCGAGAACGACTCCACTGCCTCGGGCAGCCTTGCCGTGTGGACGAAGCGTCCGGCGGTGCTGTATCGGGCCCATGCCCGCGAGCGAAAGCCGGGCCGGCCGCGTCGGTCTGCTCGGCTCAAAGCCAGGAACAACCCCAAGGTGGAGGTCCGAAACATCCTGGCGTATTCGCCGTTGCTGCGGAAGGTCCCCTGGCAGGACTATTACGTCAAGGACGGCAGCAAAGGCCCGATGGTTTGGCAGGCCAAGCGGCTGATGGTCTATCTGGCGGATGAAGAAGGCTTGCCGACCTGAGCATCAACCAGTCGACGGAGGACCGCGGCTGCGGACGGGGCGACGAAGGCTTCACCTTGGCCGAACTCCTCACGGTCCTGGCCGTCATCGCCGTCCTGCTGGCGGTTCTCGTTCCTTCTCTAAACGCGGCTCGAAGAGCGGCCCGGGCGGTGGTCTGCCAGAGCAATCTGCGCTCCAGCGGCCTGGCCATCCTCGCCTATTGCGACGCGCAGGACGGATACCTTCCGCCGGCCTATGGCTACGTCGGCTCGGCTGACCTGTATGCGCAGCCTGAAGAGCCGGTCTTGGGAATCCGCCATTGGTCCGGACTGCTCCTGTCCGGGCGGCACGTGACGGAAGAGGCCCTCCACTGTCCCGAGATTCCCCAAGGAGGACTGGCCCCGCAGAACACCGAGGAGTCCAACCTGGATCGAGGCCAGACGGCGGGCCGGACGGGCGTCGTCGATGTTCAGGCGCGACGGTGTGCGTTTACCGTCAATGAGGCCCTGTGCCCCCGAAATCGCTTCAGGACGGGTTTCGAAGGGACGCAGAGACCCTCGCGGCTCGTCCGGCTCGCGCAGATCCGCCGCCAGCAGAGGACGGTTCTGCTGACCGAATGGCCCGCGGACTGGCGAATCGTCTCGGGCCCCGACTCGACCCTGTCCCACAGCCACCTGCCGGTTCACGGGTTCAGGGGGCTCGGCGAGATGGTCGGGCCGGACCGTTACGACTTGAACATGACGGTGTCCGACGCCGCGCGGCCCTGTCTGTCGACCGGGAACTACAGGAAAGTCAACTCGAACGACCTCTCCATCTCGCCGAACGGCCTGCGCCGGTATCCGCCGAGGCTGGACTGGGTAGGACGCAATCATAAGGGCTCCGCCGCGCAGAGAGGCGTGAAGGAGAGCAATTTCTTCTATCTGGACGGCCACACGGAGTCCAAGAGTGTCCACCGCACAATCGATGAAACCGCCTTTGAATGGGGCGATAGAATTTATAGTCTCACCGGTCACAACAGCATCAAGTGACCGGAACGGAAGAGGAGGAACCCATGAGAGAAGCACTTTGCATCGCGCTGCTCGTGCCGGCCGCTCAGGTCTTCGCGGTCACCGGCTCGTTACGACCCGTCAACAACACGTTTGTGCTGAGCCCCGGCATCGTCTCGCCGCTGCCCGACGCCAACGACCGCAACTTCGGAGGATCGGGTTCATTGTGCGTGTCCTCGTCGACCGCGCGGGCCTATGATCCCAATGACGGTATCGACCATTTGCCCAAGGGCGAGTTCATCACGCTGCTGAAGTTCGACTTCTCCCTCTGCAAGGGCACCACCCTCTCGGCGCTAACGCTCCGGCTGGCCATCACCAACGGCAATCAATCCGCCAATGGGATCTTCAACTACCTGGGCAGCCCCGGCAGCTTCGACTTGTACTGGATATCGAGCGACTGGCAGCAAGGGTACGGAACACCGAACGTTGCCGTCGGTTCCGACGGGGGGATCACCTATACCTCGCTTGTGTCTCTACTGAACCAGAGCGGTTCGACGTACCTCGAAACGCTGTACTATGACGCTCGGTATCCCTACTGGACAGGGGAGAACGGGTTCGATTTCGAGTTGAATCTTGCAGACCCCAACTACGCCGGCCTGGTGGACGCAATCGAAAACGGCGAGACGGTGACGTTCATGCTCCATGCCCCGCAGGACAGCGGCGTATGCTTCAATCTCAGGGCCTACATCCAGCATAACAAGAACGGGACCCACACGATTCGGGACACGGGTCCGTTCCTCGATGTCGAGGCGACCCTTCCCGTCAGCGCCGTCGACTTCGACGGAAATGGCGAGATCGACTCCGTCGACCTGTCCTATATCGTCGATCACTGGCAGGAGACGGGCCAGGGCCTGAGCGGCGACATCGCCCCTCTGGGCGGGGATGGCATCATCGACATTCTCGATCTCATCGAGTTCATGAAGTACTGGTGAGCGGAGGAGCCGCTCACCGCGCGCGGATGGTGCGACCTTGGCGATACAGACTGGACAGAGAAGAGTTCACTGGGGATGGCTGCTGTTGCTCAGCATCCCGGTGGCGACGTTCGCCTTCGTCGAGAAGCGCAGTGGGACCGCGTTGACGTTCACGCTCAGGAAGCACATCGACACCCCCGCCTGGATCCTCGCCGTGGGCAGTATCAGCAGTCTGTTCGCGGTCGTCATTGCCCCGTGGGCCGCCTACAAGAGCGACCACATATTCACGCTCCTCGGGCGGCGGAAGACCTTGATCGCCGTGGGGTTCGTGTTGCTGGCCGTTTCGCTCGTCCACGTCCCTGAAGCCTCCAGCCTCTGGCTGCTCATCCTCCTGATCCTCGTGTATCAGTTCGCGGTGGACCTGGGCTACACGGGCCCGTGGGACCCGCTCTACTTCGACATTGTGCCCAAGGCGCAGCGGGGACGCGGGGGGATCATCAATCGCTACGCATCGATCGGAGCTCGGTTTGTCTTTATGTTCTTCCTGATCGGTCGGTTCGACGAGCCGATCGGCGCCAGG
The sequence above is drawn from the Anaerobaca lacustris genome and encodes:
- a CDS encoding type II secretion system protein, whose protein sequence is MNQSTEDRGCGRGDEGFTLAELLTVLAVIAVLLAVLVPSLNAARRAARAVVCQSNLRSSGLAILAYCDAQDGYLPPAYGYVGSADLYAQPEEPVLGIRHWSGLLLSGRHVTEEALHCPEIPQGGLAPQNTEESNLDRGQTAGRTGVVDVQARRCAFTVNEALCPRNRFRTGFEGTQRPSRLVRLAQIRRQQRTVLLTEWPADWRIVSGPDSTLSHSHLPVHGFRGLGEMVGPDRYDLNMTVSDAARPCLSTGNYRKVNSNDLSISPNGLRRYPPRLDWVGRNHKGSAAQRGVKESNFFYLDGHTESKSVHRTIDETAFEWGDRIYSLTGHNSIK